In Oceanidesulfovibrio indonesiensis, a single window of DNA contains:
- a CDS encoding cupin domain-containing protein, producing the protein MKYMHLPDEAQFRDTGPGKFLVHDSPYVKILVFSLHEGQELPLHSHDDEGYASLLVLEGEGVFLKDGGEQPAKAGDVVVCEIREPHGVRATKDMRVIAHIAPPI; encoded by the coding sequence ATGAAATACATGCATCTGCCCGACGAAGCACAGTTCCGCGACACCGGCCCCGGCAAGTTCCTCGTCCACGACTCGCCCTACGTGAAGATCCTGGTCTTTTCGCTGCACGAGGGACAGGAACTCCCCCTGCACAGCCACGACGACGAAGGCTATGCATCGCTCCTCGTTCTGGAAGGCGAGGGCGTGTTCCTGAAAGATGGCGGCGAGCAGCCCGCCAAGGCAGGCGACGTGGTTGTCTGCGAAATCCGCGAACCCCACGGCGTGCGCGCCACCAAGGACATGCGCGTCATCGCGCACATCGCCCCGCCCATCTAG
- a CDS encoding mechanosensitive ion channel family protein, producing MNEELQQQAEAYIGILQQYWEQSMAWIVSGGLRILLIILLLVITLKVVGMVTKRVFKRLGKGRDSEYLKRVETTRGIISFTLKVALLIVALLMILGQVGIDLGPILAAAGVIGLAVSFGAQNLVQDVISGFFMLLEDQVRVGDVVQTAGKSGVVERITLRLIVLRDLSGNVHFIRNGQIDVITNMTKDFSFYVFDVGVAYREDVDEVSEVIREVDADMRSDAAFSEDILEPIEILGVDKFADSAVVVRARTRTRPGSQWKTGREFNKRLKKAFDEKGIEIPFPHITLYPGVDKDGKAPALHVVQDGETRGTKNEIPSEAIS from the coding sequence ATGAACGAGGAACTTCAGCAACAGGCCGAAGCCTACATCGGCATACTGCAGCAGTACTGGGAACAAAGCATGGCCTGGATCGTTTCCGGTGGTTTGCGCATCCTGCTCATCATTCTTCTGCTCGTCATCACGCTCAAAGTGGTGGGCATGGTAACGAAGAGAGTGTTCAAACGCCTCGGCAAGGGGCGCGATTCGGAGTACCTCAAGCGCGTGGAAACCACCCGGGGCATCATTTCCTTTACGCTCAAGGTGGCTCTGCTCATAGTGGCGCTGCTCATGATCCTCGGGCAGGTGGGCATCGACCTCGGTCCCATCCTCGCCGCGGCCGGCGTCATCGGTCTGGCTGTCAGCTTCGGCGCGCAGAACCTCGTGCAGGACGTCATCAGCGGGTTCTTCATGCTGCTCGAAGACCAGGTCCGAGTGGGCGACGTGGTGCAGACCGCCGGCAAATCCGGCGTAGTGGAGCGCATAACTCTGCGACTCATCGTGCTGCGTGATCTTTCGGGTAACGTACATTTCATTCGAAACGGCCAGATCGACGTGATCACCAACATGACCAAGGACTTTTCCTTCTACGTGTTCGATGTGGGCGTAGCCTATCGCGAGGACGTGGACGAAGTCTCCGAAGTCATCAGGGAAGTGGATGCCGACATGCGCAGCGATGCTGCATTCAGCGAGGACATTCTGGAGCCCATCGAGATACTCGGGGTGGACAAGTTCGCCGACTCGGCCGTGGTTGTGCGCGCTCGCACCAGAACCAGACCGGGATCGCAGTGGAAGACTGGCCGCGAGTTCAACAAACGGCTCAAAAAAGCCTTCGACGAAAAGGGCATTGAGATTCCTTTCCCGCACATCACCCTCTACCCCGGCGTGGACAAGGACGGCAAAGCGCCGGCGCTGCACGTCGTGCAGGATGGAGAGACACGCGGTACAAAAAATGAGATTCCGAGCGAAGCAATCTCGTAG
- a CDS encoding DNA-3-methyladenine glycosylase family protein — protein MPDATTHRLTTNGVYSWEQVLHLIRARDSITARPIAGDALALPLLLDGCFTPVGVHLSWTADENEEGKDGVVVHCEGVDDETARRAAHQVAQIFSLDVTAPEAEAFEDVLERDGVLAALHDRRAGLRPVLFATVYEACVWSILTARSSMRQARSLWRDYAEAHGLPVQIAGRTHTTFPPPSFFLEGNDLPGIRRQKRAYLEDVARAALAGHLNRDRLRAMPLEQTRKELRKVKGIGPFFADMVSAFGVGRRDVFMEHEPRIHEAMARRYGVEASDMGALRQIAEGWRPFRTWGCFLLFMDALLGG, from the coding sequence ATGCCCGACGCGACAACCCATCGCCTGACCACCAACGGCGTCTACTCCTGGGAGCAGGTTCTGCACCTGATCCGGGCGCGGGACTCCATCACCGCACGTCCGATCGCGGGCGACGCACTGGCGTTGCCGCTCCTGCTGGACGGTTGCTTCACGCCCGTCGGCGTCCATCTGTCCTGGACCGCTGATGAAAATGAGGAAGGAAAGGATGGTGTGGTCGTTCATTGCGAGGGGGTGGATGACGAGACTGCGAGGCGCGCCGCCCACCAGGTAGCGCAGATTTTCTCCCTGGATGTGACGGCGCCTGAGGCCGAGGCGTTCGAAGACGTGCTCGAACGCGACGGCGTGCTCGCCGCATTGCACGACAGGCGCGCGGGGCTGCGACCGGTGCTCTTCGCCACGGTGTACGAGGCGTGCGTCTGGTCCATCCTCACTGCGCGGTCATCCATGCGCCAGGCGCGTTCCCTGTGGCGTGACTATGCCGAGGCGCACGGCCTGCCCGTACAGATTGCGGGGCGGACGCACACAACGTTCCCGCCGCCGTCGTTCTTTCTGGAGGGCAACGACCTGCCTGGCATCCGCCGGCAGAAGCGGGCGTATCTGGAGGATGTGGCTCGGGCCGCGCTGGCCGGCCACCTGAACCGCGACAGATTGCGCGCCATGCCTTTGGAGCAGACCAGAAAAGAGCTCAGGAAAGTCAAGGGCATCGGGCCGTTCTTCGCGGACATGGTAAGCGCCTTCGGTGTGGGGCGCCGGGACGTGTTCATGGAACATGAACCCCGCATCCACGAGGCTATGGCGCGCCGCTACGGCGTGGAAGCCTCAGACATGGGCGCATTGCGCCAGATCGCGGAAGGTTGGCGTCCTTTTCGGACGTGGGGCTGCTTCCTGCTGTTCATGGATGCGCTGCTGGGCGGATGA
- a CDS encoding DNA polymerase ligase N-terminal domain-containing protein has product MGSTDKLQEYKGKRDFSKTPEPQGGEGSGDKPIFVIQQHDASSMHYDFRLEHDGVLLSWAVPKGPSTDPRDKRLAVRTEDHPLDYARFEGRIPEDEYGAGVVIVWDAGTYENTSEKDGEAIDMDAALKKGHIRVRLNGSKLAGGYSLVHTRMRGQEKNWLLIKEDDDGADARRNPVSTEPRSLISGKTIEEMAKAVPPENDTTDTA; this is encoded by the coding sequence ATGGGCAGCACAGACAAGCTCCAGGAATACAAAGGCAAGCGGGATTTCTCCAAGACCCCGGAGCCCCAGGGCGGCGAGGGCTCCGGCGACAAGCCTATCTTCGTGATCCAGCAGCATGACGCAAGCAGCATGCACTACGACTTCCGGCTGGAACACGACGGCGTGCTTCTCTCCTGGGCAGTGCCCAAGGGGCCGTCCACAGACCCGCGGGACAAGCGCCTCGCCGTGCGCACCGAAGACCACCCCCTTGACTACGCCCGCTTCGAAGGCCGCATCCCGGAAGACGAGTACGGCGCCGGCGTGGTCATCGTGTGGGACGCCGGCACCTACGAGAACACCAGCGAGAAGGACGGCGAAGCCATCGACATGGACGCGGCCCTGAAGAAAGGTCATATCCGCGTGCGGCTTAATGGTTCCAAGCTCGCGGGCGGATACTCCCTGGTCCACACCAGGATGCGGGGCCAGGAAAAGAACTGGCTGCTCATCAAGGAGGACGACGACGGCGCAGACGCGCGCCGGAATCCCGTATCCACCGAGCCCAGGTCCCTCATCAGCGGCAAGACAATCGAAGAGATGGCCAAGGCCGTACCGCCTGAAAACGACACGACGGACACAGCCTAG
- the hisH gene encoding imidazole glycerol phosphate synthase subunit HisH: MLAILKYKAGNQTSVRRALDHLEIPNTITADPEEIAKAKGLIFPGVGAAGSAMDELIATGLDQVIKDHVAADKPLLGICVGCQILLDYSVENNTKALGIVPGECVMFQPTMQDEDGNPIRIPHMGWNKVALTRDCVLFEGIDPDAEFYFVHSYFPNPKDKYVIGTTRYGLTFCSVHGGPGLWATQFHPEKSGRPGLQLLKNFYRYCQEDARAE; the protein is encoded by the coding sequence ATGCTCGCCATCCTGAAATACAAGGCCGGCAACCAGACAAGCGTTCGCCGCGCCCTGGACCACCTCGAGATACCGAACACCATCACCGCCGACCCGGAGGAAATCGCCAAGGCCAAGGGCCTCATCTTCCCCGGCGTGGGCGCTGCGGGCTCGGCCATGGACGAACTCATCGCCACCGGCCTGGATCAGGTCATCAAGGACCATGTGGCCGCGGACAAGCCGTTGCTCGGCATCTGCGTGGGTTGCCAGATACTCCTCGATTACTCGGTGGAGAACAACACCAAGGCGCTGGGCATCGTGCCCGGCGAATGCGTGATGTTCCAGCCCACCATGCAGGACGAAGACGGCAACCCCATCCGCATCCCCCACATGGGTTGGAACAAGGTTGCCCTGACCAGGGACTGCGTATTGTTCGAGGGCATCGACCCGGACGCCGAGTTCTACTTCGTCCATTCGTACTTCCCCAACCCCAAGGACAAGTACGTTATCGGCACCACCCGCTACGGCCTCACCTTCTGCTCAGTGCACGGCGGTCCCGGACTCTGGGCCACGCAGTTCCACCCGGAGAAATCCGGCAGACCCGGCCTGCAGCTTCTGAAAAACTTCTACCGCTACTGCCAGGAGGACGCCCGTGCTGAGTAA
- a CDS encoding acyltransferase family protein, with the protein MRKRIFYLDVVRSVAITLVIVIHYNLNMAIHGLSSLGDESFLGVLNGQGVVVQSLFVALSGAALMLVYGKRDGSIHWGDYAKKRFLSIYPLFWVTYLALYIIRTVQKGHLMFSDLPAYRYIFTATAFDGWLQPIVKTPYMIGEWFLGFIIILYCLFPLLLGLYRRSPALMMGVAFLVACIPVLYEPARLGMSLYTSPMARLFEFAFGMLFIMHYEDGVSRRQGVAAALLLVALYMLPNGPWVFPKNAAIGMLWFTVISWISRAMEQNAMVRKFFLWTSLYSYGAFLFYHYFMQYYMPRHGLEPANLWQFILYGLALTAFIYGVGYLLTKLTGILVKGVLHVTPSRSRERVAAES; encoded by the coding sequence ATGAGAAAACGCATTTTCTACCTGGATGTCGTGCGCAGCGTGGCCATAACCCTGGTCATCGTCATCCATTACAATCTGAACATGGCCATCCATGGGCTGAGCTCTCTTGGCGATGAATCCTTTCTGGGGGTTCTGAACGGTCAGGGCGTTGTGGTGCAGTCATTGTTCGTGGCTCTTTCCGGCGCAGCGCTCATGCTCGTGTATGGCAAGCGGGACGGGAGCATCCACTGGGGCGATTACGCCAAAAAACGGTTCCTCTCCATCTACCCGCTGTTCTGGGTCACGTATCTTGCGCTGTACATCATCCGCACCGTCCAGAAAGGGCACCTGATGTTCAGCGACCTGCCCGCGTACCGCTACATCTTCACGGCCACGGCGTTCGACGGCTGGCTCCAGCCCATTGTGAAGACGCCCTACATGATCGGGGAATGGTTTCTCGGCTTCATTATCATTCTCTATTGCCTGTTCCCGCTGCTGCTTGGACTCTACCGGCGCAGCCCGGCGCTCATGATGGGAGTAGCCTTCCTTGTGGCGTGCATCCCGGTGCTCTATGAGCCGGCACGGCTGGGCATGAGCCTTTACACGTCGCCCATGGCGCGGCTGTTCGAGTTCGCCTTCGGCATGCTCTTCATCATGCACTACGAGGACGGCGTCTCCCGCAGACAGGGCGTCGCCGCGGCCCTTCTCCTTGTGGCGCTCTACATGCTGCCCAACGGACCATGGGTGTTCCCTAAGAACGCGGCCATCGGCATGCTCTGGTTCACAGTCATCTCCTGGATATCGCGCGCCATGGAGCAAAACGCCATGGTCCGCAAATTCTTCCTCTGGACGAGCCTTTACTCTTACGGCGCGTTCCTCTTCTACCATTATTTCATGCAATACTATATGCCCAGACACGGTCTGGAACCAGCCAATCTCTGGCAGTTCATATTGTACGGGCTCGCCCTCACGGCGTTCATTTATGGGGTGGGATATCTGCTCACCAAGCTCACCGGCATCCTGGTGAAAGGCGTACTCCATGTGACGCCCTCCCGCTCGCGTGAGCGGGTGGCGGCAGAAAGCTGA
- the hisF gene encoding imidazole glycerol phosphate synthase subunit HisF, whose product MLSKRIIPCLDVRNGRLTKGVKFKGNVDIGDPVESAHMYYEEGADEIVFYDITASHEGRNIFLDVVNEVASRIFIPFSVGGGINTLEDMRAVLLAGAEKVSVNSGAVKNPDIISQGAAAFGSQCVVLGMDVKQVEKSEQIPSGYEIVVHGGRKYTGLDAVEWAKTGEALGAGEICLNSIDADGTKDGYELNLTRLIVESVSIPVIASGGAGNPQHMADALTEGKASAALIASIVHYGEYTIPQIKKEIAAQGVKMRMVW is encoded by the coding sequence GTGCTGAGTAAACGCATCATTCCCTGCCTGGACGTGCGGAACGGCCGTCTGACCAAGGGCGTCAAGTTCAAGGGCAATGTAGACATCGGCGATCCCGTGGAGTCCGCCCACATGTATTATGAAGAAGGCGCGGACGAGATCGTGTTCTACGACATCACCGCCTCGCATGAGGGCCGCAACATCTTCCTCGACGTGGTCAACGAGGTCGCTTCCAGGATATTCATCCCCTTCTCCGTAGGCGGCGGCATCAACACCCTGGAGGACATGCGCGCCGTGCTCCTGGCCGGCGCGGAAAAGGTGAGCGTGAATTCCGGCGCCGTGAAGAATCCGGACATCATCAGCCAGGGCGCCGCGGCTTTCGGCTCGCAGTGCGTGGTCCTGGGCATGGACGTGAAGCAGGTGGAGAAGTCCGAGCAGATTCCTTCAGGCTACGAGATTGTTGTCCATGGCGGCCGCAAGTACACGGGCCTGGATGCCGTGGAGTGGGCCAAGACCGGCGAGGCTCTGGGCGCCGGGGAGATCTGCCTCAACTCCATAGACGCCGACGGCACCAAGGACGGCTACGAGCTGAACCTGACCCGCCTCATCGTGGAAAGCGTGTCCATCCCTGTCATCGCCTCGGGCGGCGCGGGCAATCCGCAGCACATGGCCGATGCGCTGACCGAGGGCAAAGCCTCGGCCGCGCTCATCGCTTCCATCGTGCACTATGGCGAATACACCATTCCGCAGATCAAGAAGGAAATCGCGGCCCAGGGCGTGAAGATGCGCATGGTCTGGTGA